In Aspergillus fumigatus Af293 chromosome 2, whole genome shotgun sequence, a genomic segment contains:
- the tpsB gene encoding glycosyltransferase family 20 protein: MSSTNGSEGDHRLLIVSNRLPITIRRSEGGKYEFSMSSGGLVTGLSGLSKTTTFQWYGWPGLEVPEDELGSVKKRLKDEFNATPVFMDDKLADRHYNGFSNSILWPLLHYHPGEIVFDEGAWDAYREANLLFAKTIVKEAQDGDLIWVQDYHLMLLPELLRAELRAAGKKANKIGFFLHTPFPSSEIYRILPVRGQLLRGVLHCDLIGFHTYDYARHFLSSCSHLLGLVTTPSSVKYEGRSVAVGAFPIGIDPDKFTDGLKSPKVQNRIASLENKFQGTKLMVSVDRLDYIKGIPQKLHALEVFLQNHPEWVGKVVLVQVAVPSRQDVEEYQNLRAVVNELVGRINGKFGTVDYMPIHFMHKSVSFDELIALYAASDACVVSSTRDGMNLVSFEYIATQQKRKGVLILSEFAGAAQSLNGSLVVNPWNTEELARAYHEAVSMSDEQRARKFEKLYKYISKYTSAFWGKSFVAELLQCSS; this comes from the exons ATGTCGAGCACGAACGGGTCGGAAGGCGACCATCGCCTCCTGATTGTCTCGAATCGCCTCCCCATCACAATCCGACGGtcggaaggaggaaaatATGAGTTCTCCATGTCATCGGGTGGTCTGGTAACTGGTTTGAGTGGTCTGTCGAAAACAACCACTTTCCAGTGGTACGGCTGGCCAGGTCTGGAAGTTCCAGAGGATGAACTTGGATCGGTGAAAAAGAGATTGAAGGATGAGTTCAATGCGACTCCGGTTTTCATGGACGACAAGTTGGCTGACCGTCATTACAATGGGTTTTCCA ACTCGATCCTATGGCCCCTCCTTCATTACCACCCCGGCGAGATCGTTTTCGACGAAGGCGCTTGGGATGCCTACCGTGAGGCCAACCTTCTATTCGCCAAAACAATTGTAAAGGAGGCGCAAGACGGCGACCTGATTTGGGTACAAGACTATCATCTCAtgcttcttccagaattGCTCCGCGCGGAGTTACGGGCGGCGGGCAAAAAAGCTAACAAAATCGGCTTCTTCCTGCATACACCTTTTCCCAGCAGTGAAATATACAGAATCCTACCGGTGCGAGGCCAGCTTCTGCGTGGTGTGTTGCACTGTGACTTGATCGGCTTCCACACATATGACTATGCACGTCACTTcttgagcagctgctcaCATCTACT AGGCTTGGTCACGACTCCGAGCAGTGTCAAATATGAAGGCAGATCCGTTGCCGTAGGCGCTTTCCCTATCGGAATTGATCCGGATAAGTTCACCGACGGTCTGAAGAGCCCCAAAGTGCAAAATCGCATCGCAAGTCTCGAGAACAAGTTCCAAGGCACCAAACTAATGGTCAGCGTTGACCGCTTGGACTACATCAAGGGTATCCCGCAGAAGTTACATGCTTTGGAGGTGTTTCTTCAGAACCACCCGGAGTGGGTGGGCAAGGTCGTCCTTGTTCAAGTTGCCGTTCCCAGTCGACAGGATGTAGAAGAGTACCAGAACCTCAGAGCGGTGGTGAACGAGCTCGTGGGACGTATCAATGGCAAATTTG GTACTGTGGACTACATGCCTATTCACTTTATGCACAAGTCGGTTAGTTTTGATGAGCTCATCGCCCTGTACGCTGCCTCCGATGCCTGCGTTGTCTCCTCTACCCGAGACGGGATGAACCTGGTATCATTCGAATACATTGCAACCCAGCAGAAGCGCAAGGGTGTTTTGATCCTTTCCGAATTTGCAGGAGCTGCTCAAAGTCTCAACGGCAGCCTCGTTGTCAACCCTTGGAACACCGAAGAGCTCGCTAGAGCGTATCATGAGGCTGTTTCGATGAGTGATGAACAGCGCGCCCGGAAGTTTGAGAAGCTTTACAAGTACATTTCCAAGTATACGAG TGCCTTTTGGGGCAAATCGTTTGTGGCAGAACTGCTTCAATGTTCGTCATGA
- a CDS encoding trehalose-6-phosphate synthase has translation MTVYIASLFLPYTIDFQATELRHARRKSSLSQTAIDDRVIGRLAEARQRRHNKSLSLSLTPGATTDDEKIFKPYVSRSAGEIPQADDPNGPGLSEPRTISWGQSRKFNQPQSTAQVHPEPSILRASGAGDDLNGQFCDSVLETPDSEEDHGSPRALLSVDDWVVKAAEQGNGGLRNAVYAAAEAGILTNKMWVGTLGMPTDLLKDTTRASISETLEDEYESLTVFVRDSEFDGHYTHFCRSVLWPAFHYQMQESPRHTEYDDYSWRQYVKVNEAFANTIAARWRPGDSIWIHDYHLLLLPQMLRQRLPQAEIGFFMHAAFPSSEVFRCLNSRDALLNGLLGSDFVGFQTEEYCHHFLQTCSRLLSLEVTVGGVQLKDRFVRVKSIPMGIDANALDHLRQTNEVKDWIANISSRYSGKHLIVARDRLDVPGGIKQKLLAYELFLKKYPKWRENVVLIQIASASEMPELESQISKIATRINSKYSTLTHQPLVLLSQDISYSQFLALMSVAEIFMVTSLREGMNLTSQDYIHCQDGKVTPQYHGSLILSEFTGSASIFHGHEFLVNPWDYREVADAINKALGMSPEQKQHNWEFLLKKKAPHTAVAWCNSFISALAEAHSAQLSRELSLVATLSVPALKESYEKATKRLFFLEGEGAVASGSTPSLLEELLRDPKNLVYVTSNKSPEQIESQFASFTDRIGYIAENGCFKREIGTTQWKPLVDMERAKDWRNGIRRVMQYYQERTDGSVLEERRCLLTFWYNNAQDPEIASRQASDLADMINGSRGSEAIRVVLSDGSVSVEPLDITKAKAAESILEQLPETPDFLFVTGGSRGDEALFRWANRLQGENMIPDVTTVTVGSHATEATAVLPTGMSIADVVNTLTSSSVNGANIANGHEPPVNGDNSALSS, from the exons ATGACGGTCTACATCGCCTCACT CTTCCTTCCATATACCATTGACTTTCAAGCCACCGAGCTGAGACACGCTCGTCGCAAGTCATCTCTCAGCCAAACTGCTATAGACGACCGTGTTATTGGTCGGCTGGCAGAGGCCCGCCAGAGACGCCACAATAAGTCGCTCAGTCTCTCATTGACTCCGGGAGCAACTACAGATGACGAAAAAATATTCAAACCGTATGTCTCTCGGTCAGCGGGGGAGATCCCCCAGGCAGACGATCCCAACGGCCCTGGGCTTAGCGAACCCAGAACCATTTCTTGGGGTCAGAGCCGCAAATTCAATCAGCCGCAATCCACGGCTCAAGTCCATCCCGAACCGTCAATCTTAAGAGCCTCAGGTGCCGGGGATGACCTGAATGGCCAGTTCTGTGATTCAGTTTTAGAGACTCcagattctgaggaggatCATGGAAGTCCCCGTGCGTTACTCTCTGTTGATGACTGGGTTGTCAAGGCGGCAGAACAAGGCAATGGTGGGCTGCGCAATGCGGTCTATGCAGCCGCAGAAGCCGGTATCCTGACAAACAAAATGTGGGTGGGCACACTAGGCATGCCTACCGACTTGTTGAAGGATACGACACGCGCCAGCATTTCTGAGACACTCGAAGACGAGTACGAGTCGTTGACGGTATTCGTACGCGATAGCGAGTTCGACGGCCATTATACCCATTTTTGCCGTTCAGTTCTGTGGCCAGCCTTCCATTATCAGATGCAAGAGAGCCCCCGACACACTGAATACGACGACTATTCCTGGAGACAGTATGTCAAGGTCAATGAAGCGTTCGCTAACACTATCGCTGCTCGATGGCGTCCTGGTGATAGCATCTGGATCCATGACTATCATCTTTTACTTCTTCCACAGATGCTCCGACAGCGGTTACCCCAGGCAGAGATTGGGTTCTTCATGCATGCTGCATTCCCATCCTCCGAGGTGTTCCGCTGCTTGAATTCTCGAGATGCACTACTGAATGGTCTTCTGGGCTCTGACTTTGTCGGCTTCCAGACAGAGGAGTACTGTCACCACTTTTTACAAACCTGTAGCCGTCTCCTCAGTTTAGAAGTGACCGTTGGCGGCGTCCAACTGAAAGATCGATTTGTCCGCGTCAAGAGTATTCCCATGGGAATCGACGCCAACGCCCTGGACCACCTACGCCAGACCAACGAGGTAAAGGACTGGATTGCGAATATTTCTTCCAGGTACAGCGGTAAGCACCTAATTGTTGCAAGGGATCGATTGGATGTACCGGGCGGGATCAAGCAGAAGCTGTTGGCCTACGAACTGTTCCTGAAGAAGTATCCCAAGTGGAGGGAAAAC GTTGTTCTCATCCAGATAGCGTCAGCATCTGAGATGCCTGAACTAGAGTCACAAATCTCAAAGATTGCAACGAGGATAAATTCGAAGTATTCGACGCTTACACACCAGCCGCTCGTGCTCTTGAGTCAAGACATCAGTTACTCCCAATTCTTGGCTTTAATGAGCGTGGCGGAGATTTTCATGGTAACAAGTCTACGAGAGGGTATGAACTTGACAAGTCAGGACTACATCCACTGCCAGGATGGCAAAGTGACGCCGCAATACCATGGATCCCTGATCCTGAGCGAATTTACCGGCAGTGCTTCGATCTTTCATGGACACGAGTTTCTTGTCAACCCGTGGGACTACAGAGAAGTTGCAGATGCGATTAACAAGGCACTGGGAATGTCGCCCGAACAGAAGCAACACAACTGGGAGTTCTtgctcaagaagaaggcgccTCACACAGCCGTAGCGTGGTGCAATTCGTTTATCTCAGCCCTTGCCGAAGCTCACAGCGCGCAATTGTCCCGCGAACTCAGCCTTGTCGCGACACTCTCTGTACCCGCACTGAAGGAGTCATACGAGAAGGCAACCAAGcgactcttcttccttgaaggcgaaggagcCGTCGCCTCTGGCAGCACACCGTCGCTGCTTGAAGAACTTCTCCGCGATCCAAAGAACCTCGTCTACGTCACCAGCAACAAAAGCCCGGAGCAGATCGAATCCCAATTTGCAAGCTTCACCGATAGAATCGGATACATCGCCGAGAACGGTTGCTTCAAGCGGGAAATTGGGACAACTCAGTGGAAGCCACTCGTGGATATGGAGAGGGCGAAGGACTGGAGGAACGGCATCCGTCGAGTTATGCAATACTACCAGGAAAGAACAGACGGTAGCGTCTTGGAAGAACGTCGGTGTCTGTTGACTTTCTGGTACAACAATGCTCAAGATCCCGAGATCGCCTCCCGGCAGGCCTCCGACCTTGCTGACATGATCAACGGCTCCCGCGGCAGCGAGGCCATCCGCGTCGTCCTCTCAGATGGATCAGTCAGCGTCGAACCCTTAGACATCACAAAGGCTAAGGCCGCAGAGTCTATCCTGGAGCAGTTGCCTGAAACCCCGGACTTCCTCTTCGTGACTGGCGGTTCCCGCGGGGACGAAGCGCTCTTCCGCTGGGCCAACCGTCTGCAGGGCGAAAATATGATTCCGGACGTGACCACGGTCACCGTGGGCTCTCACGCCACAGAGGCCACGGCAGTTCTTCCCACCGGCATGAGCATCGCGGACGTTGTCAACACCCTGACTTCCTCGAGCGTGAATGGTGCGAATATTGCCAACGGCCATGAACCTCCTGTCAATGGTGACAACTCCGCCCTTTCCTCATGA